The Pricia mediterranea genome includes a window with the following:
- a CDS encoding TonB-dependent receptor: MNKKVNYLLSPFLGRTNNIFLIGMRVSILLLCIGLTSVFAHTTNAQNIDIDLKDVPITTFFKEVQEKSDYVIIYKDEVIANTKNVSVKASNATPEAILTDVLGPLGLGYEIMERQIIINKKGPSIDDNGSNTIKTPLQMTVNGTVTDSEDVPLPGANIVEKGTTNGVTADFDGNFSLNVADENATLVVSYIGFSTKEVDVSNQSTINVSLEESAEGLDEVVVVGYGTQKKLNLTGAVSAVQSEDLQNRPITSASQALQGVQGVYINQVGGQPGNDAATIRVRGVGTLNNNNPLVLVNGIEFPINDLNPKDIESITVLKDAASAAIYGSRAANGVVLVTTKQGSENSQITYSNSIGVQEVISLPKVVKDPIRWFELYSQAQLNFGTSEDALVFPQSLIDEYRAGMKSDPFTYPNNDWYDIMFNLAIIQEHNLRFTGGSEKTSFALSLGVLDQNGVLRGTNSNRYNANFTINSEMNESISVGGTFNFSYKNRNEPVVGIAETMEMTFKAQSYHPTKLEDGNYGMNFFDIPGHRRFRNPLALAEEGDTDIKNLKLFLNTFAEVKLPFDIEYKLNVALTSENERQKIFTPQITLYDAKTKEPTEIQAGGNPYVTFAGQQRGVDQRDDESLNWTVFNTLKWNKSFADDTDLSILLGTSYENFGNSYFMAANEGYLGNDLYELNAGSTNPTVSGTSTVSSLISYFGRANYVWNEKYLFEANFRYDGSSRFAEGNKWGFFPSVSAGWRVNEEEFLKDIDWLGQLKIRGSWGQLGNERIGLFRYLDLVSPGQDYIFGNTINPGTAVLVDNDDEITWETTTISNVGIDATFLGSKLTTSLEYFQKTTKDVLRPVGIPSQVGALGGPIRNIGTIENNGIEVALGYRNSIGDFSYDVSGSMTKITNKVVDLDGEIILEDFSSDGRGPFNITQEGKPINQFLLYQSDGFFQSQEEIDTHAFQGSDTRPGYIRFKDLDNNGIIDLNDRKAEGNTIPKYTYSFNMNFSYKNWSLSTFWQGVEEVQTYNKHVSGVPFWFGTSLPTGWANDSWTPENRDASFPILTRYQDTQATLFRPSDFWLLDASYLRLKNIQLTYEFKPEILEKLGMAKLSIFCNAQNLITFTPLENFDPETDLIGNNFFDYPSTKIYTFGLNVSF, encoded by the coding sequence ATGAATAAAAAGGTAAACTACCTTCTATCTCCATTTCTAGGTCGAACGAACAATATTTTTCTGATTGGCATGCGAGTATCCATCTTACTTCTGTGCATTGGTTTGACCAGCGTTTTCGCCCATACTACAAATGCCCAAAATATCGATATCGACCTTAAGGATGTTCCCATAACAACTTTTTTCAAGGAAGTACAGGAGAAAAGCGATTATGTCATCATCTATAAAGATGAGGTTATAGCGAACACTAAAAATGTTAGCGTAAAGGCCAGCAATGCTACGCCAGAAGCGATATTGACCGATGTCCTGGGACCCCTCGGCCTAGGGTACGAAATTATGGAAAGACAGATCATCATCAACAAAAAAGGGCCAAGTATCGATGATAACGGGTCGAATACCATAAAGACCCCTTTACAAATGACAGTGAACGGCACCGTTACGGATTCAGAGGACGTGCCTTTACCGGGCGCCAATATAGTCGAGAAGGGAACCACAAACGGTGTTACTGCTGACTTTGACGGGAACTTTTCATTGAACGTTGCTGATGAAAACGCGACCTTAGTTGTATCGTATATAGGGTTTTCGACCAAGGAAGTGGATGTTAGTAACCAGAGTACAATCAATGTTTCCTTGGAGGAAAGCGCCGAAGGTTTGGACGAAGTGGTGGTGGTGGGATATGGAACACAAAAAAAGTTAAACCTTACAGGAGCAGTCAGCGCAGTTCAAAGTGAGGACCTACAAAATAGGCCAATAACTAGCGCCAGTCAGGCGCTTCAAGGAGTCCAGGGAGTGTACATAAACCAAGTTGGTGGACAGCCTGGGAATGACGCTGCAACAATCAGAGTAAGAGGTGTAGGGACATTGAACAACAATAATCCCTTGGTCTTGGTAAATGGAATAGAATTCCCCATAAACGATTTGAATCCGAAAGATATCGAGAGTATAACCGTACTTAAGGATGCAGCCTCTGCTGCAATTTATGGATCTCGTGCGGCAAATGGGGTGGTATTGGTAACAACTAAGCAAGGTTCCGAAAACTCGCAAATAACCTATAGCAATTCGATCGGAGTGCAAGAAGTGATTTCGTTGCCAAAGGTCGTAAAGGATCCTATACGTTGGTTTGAATTATACTCGCAAGCACAATTGAATTTCGGTACAAGCGAGGATGCATTGGTATTTCCCCAGTCATTGATCGATGAGTATAGGGCAGGCATGAAATCAGACCCTTTCACCTATCCAAATAATGATTGGTACGATATCATGTTCAATCTAGCCATTATTCAGGAACACAACCTGAGATTTACCGGAGGCAGCGAAAAGACCAGCTTTGCGCTTTCTTTGGGAGTACTTGACCAAAACGGGGTCTTGAGGGGAACCAATTCAAATCGATACAATGCCAATTTTACGATTAATTCAGAAATGAACGAGAGTATTTCGGTCGGAGGGACTTTCAATTTCTCTTATAAAAACCGTAATGAGCCGGTTGTCGGCATAGCCGAAACCATGGAAATGACCTTTAAGGCACAATCCTATCATCCTACCAAACTTGAGGACGGAAACTATGGGATGAACTTTTTCGATATTCCTGGGCACCGTAGGTTTCGTAATCCTTTGGCGCTTGCGGAGGAGGGCGATACCGACATTAAAAACCTAAAATTGTTTTTGAATACATTTGCCGAGGTAAAACTTCCTTTCGATATTGAATATAAGCTTAATGTTGCCTTGACCAGTGAGAACGAGCGACAAAAAATATTTACTCCTCAAATTACCTTGTACGATGCCAAAACCAAGGAACCGACAGAAATTCAAGCAGGAGGAAACCCTTACGTAACATTTGCAGGTCAACAGAGGGGTGTCGACCAAAGAGATGACGAATCCTTGAACTGGACCGTGTTTAATACCTTGAAATGGAACAAGTCGTTTGCAGATGATACCGACCTTTCCATTTTATTGGGAACCAGCTACGAAAATTTTGGCAATAGTTATTTTATGGCGGCCAATGAAGGCTACCTTGGCAACGATCTTTATGAATTAAACGCCGGAAGTACAAACCCCACCGTATCGGGTACCTCTACGGTATCAAGCTTGATTTCCTATTTTGGTCGTGCAAACTACGTCTGGAACGAAAAGTATCTTTTTGAGGCCAATTTCCGTTACGATGGCTCGTCTCGTTTCGCGGAGGGCAACAAATGGGGGTTCTTTCCTTCGGTTTCGGCAGGATGGCGAGTGAACGAAGAGGAATTCCTTAAGGATATCGATTGGTTAGGCCAACTGAAAATCAGGGGTTCATGGGGTCAGTTAGGCAATGAACGTATCGGTCTGTTCCGATATTTGGACCTAGTATCACCTGGACAGGATTATATTTTTGGAAATACCATAAACCCTGGTACTGCAGTTCTTGTGGATAACGATGATGAGATTACCTGGGAGACCACTACAATTTCGAATGTCGGTATCGACGCTACTTTTTTGGGTAGCAAGCTTACCACGAGTTTAGAATATTTTCAAAAAACTACCAAAGATGTTCTAAGGCCGGTAGGTATCCCCTCACAGGTCGGTGCACTTGGCGGGCCGATCAGGAATATAGGAACGATAGAGAATAATGGTATTGAGGTAGCCTTAGGGTATCGAAATTCTATTGGAGATTTTAGTTATGATGTATCCGGAAGTATGACCAAAATTACTAACAAGGTTGTAGACCTAGATGGGGAAATTATTTTGGAGGACTTTTCTTCTGATGGAAGAGGGCCTTTCAATATCACCCAAGAAGGTAAGCCGATCAACCAATTTTTGCTGTATCAATCGGATGGCTTCTTTCAATCACAAGAAGAAATCGATACCCATGCCTTTCAAGGGTCCGACACGCGGCCCGGCTATATACGGTTCAAGGATTTGGACAACAATGGTATAATTGACCTTAACGATAGGAAGGCCGAGGGCAATACGATACCTAAGTACACCTATTCCTTTAATATGAATTTTTCCTATAAAAATTGGTCCCTGAGCACCTTTTGGCAGGGGGTGGAAGAGGTCCAGACTTACAACAAGCACGTTTCAGGAGTTCCTTTTTGGTTCGGTACGTCTTTACCGACAGGATGGGCAAACGATTCATGGACACCGGAAAATCGAGATGCAAGCTTTCCCATTTTGACCAGATACCAAGATACTCAGGCCACCTTGTTCAGGCCCAGCGATTTTTGGCTGCTTGATGCCTCATATCTCCGCTTAAAAAACATTCAACTGACCTACGAATTTAAACCCGAAATACTCGAAAAATTGGGTATGGCCAAACTATCCATATTCTGCAATGCTCAGAACTTAATAACGTTTACACCATTGGAAAATTTCGATCCAGAAACGGATTTGATTGGTAATAATTTTTTCGACTATCCGTCTACCAAGATATACACCTTTGGTCTTAATGTATCATTTTAA
- a CDS encoding FecR family protein, which translates to MSDTFDEDRKNRLNDRILASVDRYDSRKRVIRISYISSIAAILIIGIFTYSYFDQATSPSNLLQKAAASSNLDTSGSEVRLILNDQEEIGISDKEPELVYSSNGTAIKINNERSLNQSTDRPGRTSYNTLVVPLGTKSQLTLSDGSKVWINSGSKLTYPSRFAKGKREVALEGEAIFEVAHNTESPFHVLAGGNDIKVLGTVFNVTSYRDDDYVSTALQSGSVEIGYTDESRFFDSDKSITIVPGTLASYNKKKQKINAKKTDIAPYFSWRDGEFIFQNDDLRYIMKKISRHYGVSITITDDTLARQTFSGNLDIDNDLDTVMEIMKRTSNFEIEKKDNRININKPNRERP; encoded by the coding sequence TTGAGCGATACTTTTGACGAGGATAGAAAAAATCGGTTGAACGATAGGATCCTTGCATCCGTTGATCGTTACGATAGCCGGAAGCGGGTGATAAGGATATCCTACATTTCATCGATTGCCGCTATTTTGATCATAGGTATATTTACCTACTCTTATTTTGACCAGGCGACTTCCCCATCGAATTTGCTTCAAAAGGCGGCGGCATCGAGCAACCTTGATACTTCCGGTAGCGAGGTCCGGTTAATACTTAATGATCAAGAGGAGATAGGTATTTCCGATAAAGAACCGGAGCTGGTATATTCCAGTAACGGTACCGCGATAAAGATCAATAACGAAAGAAGTCTAAATCAATCCACCGACCGTCCTGGCAGAACCAGCTACAACACGCTTGTTGTTCCCTTAGGTACAAAATCCCAACTTACCCTTTCGGACGGGAGCAAGGTCTGGATCAATTCCGGTTCGAAACTGACCTATCCGAGCCGTTTTGCAAAAGGGAAACGGGAGGTCGCTCTGGAAGGGGAGGCCATTTTCGAGGTCGCTCATAATACCGAGAGCCCTTTTCACGTATTGGCAGGCGGAAACGATATTAAGGTTTTGGGAACCGTTTTCAATGTGACCAGCTATAGGGACGATGATTACGTCAGCACGGCACTACAGAGCGGTAGCGTTGAGATTGGATACACCGATGAGAGCCGATTTTTCGACAGCGATAAATCCATTACCATAGTTCCCGGCACCTTGGCGTCCTACAATAAAAAGAAGCAGAAAATAAATGCAAAAAAAACGGATATCGCTCCCTATTTCTCTTGGAGGGACGGGGAGTTCATTTTTCAGAACGACGACCTACGCTATATCATGAAAAAGATATCCAGACATTACGGAGTTTCCATCACCATTACGGATGACACCTTGGCACGGCAGACGTTTTCCGGTAACTTGGATATCGATAACGACTTGGATACTGTCATGGAAATTATGAAAAGGACTTCCAATTTTGAAATTGAGAAAAAAGATAATAGAATAAATATCAACAAACCCAATAGAGAACGCCCATGA
- a CDS encoding RNA polymerase sigma factor, with protein sequence MDSNCAKVSKLWTKIQKGNKKALSDLYGMYADVLYQFGKSCSSDSGLVEDAIHDLFLELYIRRKKLPVARNVKNYLFTILKRKIAALSKNRPLVISSEEDPNGKIFRNQELSKETEIMANEEKEELGFLLSNAIDKLTPKQKRGVLMRFYQNSTYEKMALDLGVSIGTARTLIYRSMQNMRRNLS encoded by the coding sequence ATGGATTCCAATTGTGCCAAGGTGTCGAAATTATGGACCAAAATCCAAAAGGGAAATAAAAAAGCTCTGAGCGACCTTTATGGAATGTACGCCGATGTTCTCTACCAGTTCGGAAAGTCATGCTCTTCTGACAGCGGCCTTGTTGAAGACGCCATTCACGATCTGTTCCTCGAACTTTATATCCGTAGAAAAAAACTTCCCGTTGCCCGGAACGTTAAAAATTATCTGTTTACAATACTGAAGAGGAAAATAGCAGCACTATCTAAAAATAGACCATTAGTTATCTCCTCCGAGGAAGACCCGAACGGTAAAATATTTCGAAACCAAGAGCTTTCGAAAGAAACCGAAATAATGGCTAATGAGGAAAAAGAAGAATTAGGCTTTCTTCTATCGAATGCTATCGACAAGCTGACCCCGAAACAAAAAAGAGGGGTTCTCATGCGGTTCTACCAAAATAGCACCTATGAAAAAATGGCCTTGGACCTTGGTGTATCAATAGGCACTGCACGCACCCTGATATACAGGTCTATGCAAAACATGAGGAGGAACCTGTCCTGA
- a CDS encoding N-acetylmuramoyl-L-alanine amidase family protein, translated as MKRSYLYFFLCVFAFGAYCVSGQDDGAGPIIVIDPGHGGMDSGTVGINGRKEKEVVLKIAAEILRLNRELYRDRLKIYSTRYIDTLVSLKDRAKLANALKASVLVSIHFNYADSKDVQGFEVYIKNSNEPSAKLGGLFVEGLSKKLGLKNRGSMVGNFHVLRESGCEASVLLELGFLSNEAEAGHIGKESSISAYALSILETMFKYLGYD; from the coding sequence ATGAAAAGGTCCTATCTATATTTTTTCTTATGCGTTTTTGCATTTGGAGCTTACTGTGTATCCGGGCAGGACGACGGCGCCGGGCCAATTATCGTTATCGACCCGGGCCATGGAGGTATGGATTCGGGTACCGTCGGAATAAACGGTCGCAAGGAAAAGGAAGTGGTCCTGAAAATCGCTGCGGAAATACTTCGTCTGAACAGGGAGTTGTACCGAGATCGTTTGAAAATCTACAGCACCCGCTATATCGATACGCTGGTATCCTTGAAGGATAGGGCGAAACTTGCCAACGCCCTAAAAGCCTCGGTCTTAGTATCCATACATTTTAACTACGCCGACAGCAAGGATGTGCAGGGTTTTGAGGTCTACATTAAAAATAGTAATGAACCGTCCGCAAAGCTGGGCGGCCTGTTCGTAGAAGGTTTAAGCAAGAAATTAGGTCTTAAAAATCGGGGATCAATGGTCGGAAACTTTCATGTGCTTCGGGAAAGCGGATGCGAGGCTAGCGTCTTGCTGGAATTGGGATTTTTGTCAAACGAAGCTGAAGCCGGGCATATCGGTAAGGAGTCCAGCATCTCGGCATACGCGCTTTCGATTTTAGAGACTATGTTTAAATATTTGGGATATGATTGA
- a CDS encoding TraG family conjugative transposon ATPase has product MRIDLTQHYPIADIQENIIFANNGNLILCYRADLPEIHSLSEKDFEDLHGSWFQALKSLPAGTVVHKQDIYQKLPYTAEQLPNSTFLEKATHSHFKGRRFISHGSHLFFIWPKSKGMNRAKYVNPFKRISTKVPEELNETLRSFVGAVKDSIGFLNNSQKMDFVPLNQLEILNHTDTFFNGFNEGFDTDIVLNKDHAQIGSHFFDVLAVNNEMCFGEKVHSSKTDDVFTSDDFVFHQGFIDGLGLKLDENHIVNQIIFLDDKHKWRRLLEKRLEELSKSSNFGTQNKVVHEKISAILDQINRDDNARIIRGHLNVVFWSERKDGLSRIASRIKTEFKELDIVPYYPKGEERKNYLLNSYCCFSPNFSDDDLYVTDLKHALCLLINNTNYKSDASGIIFNDRRHNTPVLKDVWDERKKRIKARNFAIFAPTGEGKSFLANNILRQYFESGVRLVIIDLGGSYTKFAKLYPDQYITLRYEQGKSLGINPFYINDLHDLSPERLEDLTIFLLELFASGLKVAKAQEVALKKILRHYYTSFPDGTHSLEGFYNFVRDSKQDLLDRLSIDAAYFNISNFLHIMSEYVGDGLYSFLFEVKEDQSYKIEDKRLIVFELDEVKDNKEVLSVMLKLIKSAIQRTIWRNRAEKGIILFDEFAKQLKFDNVLESVEFYYQAIRKQNGAIGIILQSINQLPDNSVSASVLENTQVIYSLRNEKGYAELAERLNLSGHDLNQLKSIKNDLRGERKYTEIFIKIGKESNIFRLEVPSEVYAAYLTDGEENETIMRLYREHHDMQKAITEFIGQKH; this is encoded by the coding sequence ATGAGGATTGACCTGACACAACATTATCCGATAGCGGACATTCAAGAGAATATAATCTTTGCCAATAATGGCAACCTGATATTATGTTACAGGGCAGACCTACCAGAAATCCATTCCCTTTCGGAAAAGGATTTTGAGGACCTGCACGGCAGTTGGTTCCAAGCCTTGAAGTCACTCCCTGCCGGAACGGTCGTCCATAAACAGGATATCTATCAGAAGCTTCCCTATACCGCGGAACAGCTCCCTAATTCTACCTTCTTGGAAAAAGCGACGCATTCCCATTTCAAAGGTCGCCGGTTCATATCCCATGGGTCCCATTTATTTTTTATCTGGCCCAAGAGCAAGGGGATGAACAGGGCGAAATATGTCAATCCGTTCAAACGGATTTCTACAAAGGTGCCGGAAGAATTGAACGAGACTTTAAGGAGCTTTGTCGGAGCGGTCAAGGATTCCATAGGATTTCTGAACAACAGCCAGAAAATGGATTTTGTTCCCCTGAACCAACTGGAAATCCTAAATCACACCGACACTTTTTTTAATGGGTTCAATGAGGGTTTCGACACGGATATCGTACTCAATAAGGACCATGCCCAGATCGGATCCCATTTTTTTGACGTGCTCGCCGTCAACAACGAAATGTGTTTCGGGGAAAAGGTGCATAGCAGCAAGACCGACGATGTATTCACCTCCGACGACTTTGTTTTCCATCAGGGGTTTATCGACGGTCTGGGGCTCAAGCTCGACGAGAACCATATCGTCAACCAGATCATATTCCTTGACGACAAGCACAAATGGCGCAGGTTATTGGAAAAAAGATTGGAGGAACTCAGCAAAAGCTCCAATTTCGGCACCCAGAACAAGGTGGTTCATGAAAAAATTAGCGCCATCCTCGACCAGATCAATCGGGACGATAATGCCAGGATTATCCGAGGTCATCTCAACGTTGTTTTTTGGAGCGAACGCAAGGACGGACTAAGCCGCATTGCCTCCCGTATCAAGACCGAATTCAAGGAGCTGGATATCGTACCCTACTATCCCAAGGGTGAGGAACGAAAGAACTATCTGCTGAACAGCTATTGCTGCTTCTCGCCGAATTTTTCCGACGACGATCTGTACGTGACCGATCTGAAACATGCGCTATGCCTTCTGATCAATAACACGAACTACAAATCGGATGCCAGCGGTATCATTTTTAACGATCGACGGCACAATACGCCTGTCCTTAAGGACGTGTGGGACGAACGGAAAAAACGGATCAAGGCCAGGAACTTTGCTATTTTCGCGCCGACAGGGGAAGGCAAATCCTTTCTGGCCAACAATATCCTACGCCAATATTTCGAAAGCGGGGTCCGTCTGGTCATCATCGATCTCGGAGGAAGCTACACGAAATTCGCAAAACTATATCCCGATCAATATATCACCCTGCGTTACGAGCAGGGAAAGAGCCTTGGCATCAACCCGTTCTACATCAACGACCTACATGACCTAAGCCCGGAGCGGTTGGAAGACCTGACAATCTTTCTTCTGGAGCTCTTCGCTTCGGGTCTTAAGGTCGCCAAGGCACAGGAGGTGGCTTTGAAAAAAATCCTGCGGCATTACTACACGAGTTTCCCGGATGGCACCCACTCCCTGGAAGGGTTCTACAATTTTGTAAGGGACAGCAAACAGGACCTGCTCGACCGGCTCAGTATCGATGCGGCCTACTTCAACATATCCAATTTTCTGCATATCATGTCCGAATATGTCGGGGACGGACTCTATAGCTTCCTGTTCGAGGTAAAGGAAGACCAGTCCTATAAGATAGAAGACAAACGTTTGATCGTGTTCGAACTGGACGAGGTAAAGGATAACAAGGAAGTGCTCTCGGTGATGCTCAAACTTATTAAATCGGCCATCCAAAGGACCATCTGGCGCAACCGTGCCGAAAAGGGCATCATCCTCTTCGACGAATTCGCCAAACAGCTCAAGTTCGACAACGTCCTCGAAAGCGTGGAGTTCTATTACCAGGCCATCCGCAAGCAGAACGGTGCGATCGGCATCATACTGCAGTCCATCAACCAATTGCCCGACAATTCGGTCTCCGCCAGCGTGCTCGAGAACACCCAAGTCATCTATAGCCTTCGGAACGAAAAGGGCTACGCCGAGCTGGCTGAACGCCTGAACCTCTCCGGCCATGACCTGAACCAGTTGAAATCCATTAAGAACGACCTGAGGGGCGAGCGGAAATACACCGAGATCTTTATCAAGATAGGTAAGGAGAGCAACATCTTCCGGCTGGAAGTGCCATCCGAGGTCTATGCGGCCTACCTCACCGATGGCGAGGAGAACGAGACCATTATGAGGCTTTACCGCGAACATCACGATATGCAAAAGGCCATTACGGAGTTTATCGGCCAAAAGCACTAA
- a CDS encoding conjugal transfer protein: MKTVIKTIVVPVLMFMATTGQTQAQGIPVYDNTNFISLVKQIFESAKQTSEMIKTVKFLKQAKETIEKVNNAVKQYEAVKEITENNKALVNMVRRDLKGILNSPYIRPDEVEAVSDAFNTIIDGSLSNLEFMEQVLSNDFLKLNDAERLAILEAQRDDSKKMVADITLKNKRYLMVISFREMQDKINNRETNY; this comes from the coding sequence ATGAAAACAGTAATCAAAACAATCGTTGTGCCCGTCTTGATGTTCATGGCGACGACCGGACAAACACAGGCCCAGGGAATCCCGGTCTACGACAATACCAACTTCATCTCATTGGTCAAGCAGATTTTCGAGTCCGCCAAACAGACCTCGGAAATGATAAAGACGGTCAAGTTTCTAAAGCAGGCCAAGGAAACCATAGAAAAGGTCAACAACGCCGTGAAACAATACGAGGCCGTAAAGGAGATTACCGAAAACAACAAGGCCCTGGTCAACATGGTCCGAAGGGACTTGAAGGGCATCCTGAATTCCCCCTATATCCGTCCCGACGAGGTCGAAGCGGTGTCCGATGCCTTTAATACCATCATCGACGGCTCGCTGAGCAATCTCGAATTCATGGAACAGGTGCTTTCCAACGACTTTTTAAAATTGAACGATGCCGAACGTTTGGCTATCCTCGAGGCCCAGCGGGACGATTCCAAGAAAATGGTAGCCGATATCACCCTGAAGAACAAGCGGTACCTCATGGTCATTTCCTTTCGGGAAATGCAGGACAAGATCAACAACAGGGAAACCAACTACTAA
- a CDS encoding conjugal transfer protein TraK, producing the protein MKTPYKNIYSVLRTNRFIVLTVTVTCLLTSVFAILTVLRFNDRMLNSAFVVNGDGSIIPLKLVSQKENIEVEALAHLDLFHNYFYGIDESNYQRNLEKALWLGDSTVDNVYRQKKADGVYNRLLQYSLVQKVISVDTGLTLAKGGMSFRTETVFEINRGSAVDRYLLITIGNLMTVDRNFPNNTHGLLITGFFEKSLKKINNGK; encoded by the coding sequence ATGAAGACACCGTATAAAAACATCTATAGCGTTCTCCGGACCAACCGCTTTATCGTACTCACGGTAACTGTTACTTGCCTATTGACCAGCGTGTTTGCCATACTGACCGTACTGCGGTTCAACGACCGTATGTTGAACAGCGCGTTCGTTGTGAACGGCGACGGATCTATAATCCCCTTAAAACTGGTGTCCCAAAAAGAGAATATCGAGGTCGAGGCACTTGCGCATCTCGATCTGTTCCACAACTATTTCTATGGGATAGACGAGAGCAATTATCAACGAAATCTTGAAAAGGCCCTTTGGCTCGGCGATAGTACCGTCGACAACGTATACCGACAGAAGAAAGCGGACGGAGTCTATAACCGGCTGCTGCAATATTCCCTGGTTCAAAAGGTGATTTCCGTGGACACCGGACTGACGTTGGCAAAAGGCGGAATGTCCTTCAGGACGGAAACCGTTTTCGAGATCAACAGGGGCTCGGCAGTCGACCGCTATCTACTTATCACCATCGGTAACCTGATGACCGTGGACCGAAATTTCCCCAACAATACCCATGGACTATTAATAACTGGGTTCTTCGAGAAATCCCTAAAGAAAATCAACAACGGCAAATAA
- the traM gene encoding conjugative transposon protein TraM: MDRNKIIFIGIIGIVATFIIAYAVFLMGNEDEVEADLKQPDVPELKEETKEYDSKLDAVNDLKEVRESNAPSIYDESLLDSSGTSLQETERQRIVDSIYRNGRIDYGAETNSGSGPPTNREGQEKNKSSKPDFSKSHNAFFDTPERPKSKAVNSKTNKTDALIMVEVNGEQTVRNGERLELRLAVDAIIKGDSISRNSLVYGFVSFKANRVFIRITNIDNNAVDLKAFDLMDGNEGIYIKNSVRAEATGEVLDDIIQDINIPGVPQIGGIKQVFRRNNRNVRATIYNQYQLILKPSL; the protein is encoded by the coding sequence ATGGACAGGAACAAGATCATATTTATCGGCATTATCGGTATCGTTGCGACCTTTATCATCGCCTATGCCGTTTTTCTTATGGGAAACGAGGATGAGGTCGAAGCCGACCTGAAGCAGCCGGACGTCCCGGAGCTAAAAGAGGAAACAAAAGAATACGATTCGAAATTGGATGCCGTCAACGACCTCAAGGAAGTCAGGGAGTCCAATGCCCCGAGCATCTATGACGAGTCCCTTCTGGACTCTTCCGGAACGTCGCTCCAGGAAACGGAAAGGCAGCGGATCGTCGATAGCATCTACAGGAACGGTCGCATCGACTATGGGGCGGAAACCAATTCCGGGTCCGGTCCGCCCACTAACCGTGAAGGTCAGGAAAAGAACAAGTCTTCCAAGCCCGATTTCTCAAAATCACATAACGCCTTCTTCGATACTCCGGAACGGCCTAAAAGTAAGGCCGTGAACAGCAAGACGAATAAAACGGATGCACTAATTATGGTCGAGGTCAACGGAGAGCAGACGGTCAGAAACGGGGAACGTCTGGAGCTCCGACTGGCAGTGGACGCCATCATCAAGGGAGACTCGATATCCCGCAACTCCCTGGTCTATGGTTTTGTCAGTTTCAAGGCGAACCGGGTCTTCATCCGTATTACCAATATCGACAACAATGCCGTCGATCTCAAGGCATTCGATCTGATGGACGGCAATGAGGGAATCTATATCAAGAACAGCGTCCGCGCCGAGGCGACCGGGGAGGTGCTGGACGATATTATACAGGATATCAATATTCCGGGCGTTCCCCAGATAGGTGGGATCAAACAGGTCTTCCGCCGGAACAACCGTAATGTAAGGGCTACGATCTACAACCAGTACCAACTCATATTAAAACCTTCGTTATGA